A window from Mesorhizobium sp. WSM2240 encodes these proteins:
- a CDS encoding ceramidase domain-containing protein has protein sequence MLDGLMYQIDLYCERTSPALLAEPINALSNLAFVAAGLWGVREVRRHGAGTFAEVLAWWVVAIGAGSALFHTFANELTKWADILPIAGFTLAYTLLNLRRFMAMSWQRALPIFVAFYAAAGLITFLVPDWLREASNGSTGYLPPFLALLFFGAVVLASGNRAGGYNFAAAGIFVASVAFRAIDLKFCDAFPLGTHFLWHMLNGLMLAVLLAAVARYGAPRQQALKVEPPERLSPAV, from the coding sequence ATGCTCGACGGGCTGATGTATCAGATCGACCTCTATTGCGAGCGGACATCGCCAGCCTTGTTGGCGGAGCCGATCAATGCGCTGAGTAATCTGGCGTTCGTCGCCGCCGGCCTCTGGGGAGTCCGTGAGGTCCGCAGGCATGGCGCAGGCACCTTCGCAGAAGTTCTGGCGTGGTGGGTCGTGGCCATCGGCGCCGGCTCGGCGCTGTTTCACACATTCGCCAACGAGTTGACCAAATGGGCCGACATCCTGCCCATCGCCGGCTTCACGCTTGCCTACACGCTTTTGAATCTGCGCCGCTTCATGGCGATGAGCTGGCAAAGGGCATTGCCGATCTTCGTCGCATTCTATGCCGCCGCAGGCCTGATCACCTTTCTCGTGCCCGACTGGCTGCGCGAGGCCTCCAATGGTTCTACAGGCTATCTGCCGCCCTTCCTGGCGCTCCTGTTCTTCGGGGCGGTGGTTCTTGCAAGCGGCAACCGGGCGGGCGGGTACAATTTCGCCGCTGCCGGAATATTCGTCGCCTCCGTCGCCTTCCGGGCGATCGACCTCAAATTCTGCGATGCATTTCCGCTCGGCACGCACTTCCTTTGGCACATGCTGAACGGCCTGATGCTGGCAGTCTTGCTCGCCGCTGTGGCGCGCTACGGTGCGCCGCGCCAGCAGGCTCTCAAAGTAGAACCGCCGGAGAGATTGTCTCCGGCGGTCTGA